A window of Calditerrivibrio sp. genomic DNA:
AAAAAAATATATGCCTTAGGAATCAACTTTGATAAAAGTGGCAGAAATATCTCAGAATACAAACAAGAAATCTTGAATTAAAAGAATCAATTAATCCCTTGAATAGTTTAATATTTTTTATTATAAAAAAGCTATGAAATTTAATTACAAAGGTACAGATAGTAAAGGTGAACTAAAAAAAGGTGTTATAGAAGCACCTAATATCGATGAAGCAGCCCTAATCCTTTACTCCATGGGGATAATCCCCATGTCTATTTCATCCTCATCCACTATTGACATATTTTTTGAAAAAATCAAAACCTATTTAAAAAAATATGAAAGAGTAAAATTAGAAGAGCTCATCGTTTTTACAAGACAGTTTGCAAGTCTTTTTGCTGCCGGAATACCTATTCTTACCATTTTGCGTAGGCTCGAAACCCAAAATTATTCAACAAAGATGAAAGAAACTATATCCACCATTATAAAAGATATAGAAGCTGGCACTCCCTTAAGCATCGCTTTTAGAAAACATAGGGACATCTTTTCCGATTTGTACATAAATATGTTAAAAGTTGGGGAAGAAGGTGGTGTTCTTGATATAGTTTTGCAAAGACTTGCCCTTATATTAGAAACAGACTTAGATACACGAAACAAAATAAAAAATGCTACCCGTTACCCGAAGCTTGTTATTTCCGCCATCGTAATAGCTTTTGCAATACTGATGACATTTGTGGTACCAAAATTTGTTGGTATGTTTTCAAAACTGGGTGCATCACTTCCATTACCTACAAGGATACTGATATTCATAAACGATTTTTTTCAAAACTTTT
This region includes:
- a CDS encoding type II secretion system F family protein: MKFNYKGTDSKGELKKGVIEAPNIDEAALILYSMGIIPMSISSSSTIDIFFEKIKTYLKKYERVKLEELIVFTRQFASLFAAGIPILTILRRLETQNYSTKMKETISTIIKDIEAGTPLSIAFRKHRDIFSDLYINMLKVGEEGGVLDIVLQRLALILETDLDTRNKIKNATRYPKLVISAIVIAFAILMTFVVPKFVGMFSKLGASLPLPTRILIFINDFFQNFWWLLLLIATIGYIIFKKYKSTPTGKKKIDEYTLKIPIIGALVHKIYLSRICRILGLLYKSGISIITSFEIVSEVTGNDIMKDELLIIREKVSRGATIHGSFEASKYFPPVVSDMISAGEDTGQLDEMLFKIADYYDNEIDYSIKTLSQALEPILLVMVAGMVIILALGVFMPMWDMIKAFKH